A single Brassica rapa cultivar Chiifu-401-42 chromosome A04, CAAS_Brap_v3.01, whole genome shotgun sequence DNA region contains:
- the LOC103862846 gene encoding peroxisomal membrane protein 11E, which produces MGRLYLRRDELALIILYLNKAEARDKICRAIQFGSKFLSGGHPGTAQTVDKNTSLARKVFRLFKFLNDFHLLIGPVPKGTPLPLVLLGKSKNALLCTYYFLDQFVWLGRSGIYKNKLLTDLIRSFAIFCWLGSSLCNIAIQIGELIMHSSSMKKMEKELKDDEEQDKEMDRAAKLQKSKDRILALIKSSMDTVVAIGLLHLVPFIVTTRVTGAFGFVTSLISCYQLLPGRPKLKTP; this is translated from the exons ATGGGTAGATTATATTTGAGGAGAGACGAGCTAGCTCTAATAATCCTATACTTGAACAAAGCTGAGGCTAGAGACAAGATATGCAGAGCGATTCAGTTCGGTTCCAAATTCTTGAGCGGTGGGCATCCTGGTACTGCTCAAACTGTAGACAAAAACACCAGTTTGGCTAGAAAAGTGTTCCGCCTTTTCAAG TTTCTCAATGATTTTCACCTTCTTATTGGCCCTGTTCCTAAAGGGACTCCACTTCCTCTTGTCTTACTCGGAAAG TCCAAGAATGCACTCTTGTGCACCTACTACTTTCTTGATCAATTCGTCTGGCTTGGTAGATCCGGCATATATAAG AACAAATTACTAACTGATTTGATTCGAAGTTTCGCAATTTTCTGCTGGCTTGGATCATCTCTTTGTAATATAGCAATCCAG ATTGGTGAGCTTATAATGCACTCTTCATCTATGAAGAAGATGGAAAAGGAACTCAAAGATGATGAAGAGCAGGATAAGGAGATGGATCGTGCTGCTAAGCTTCAGAAATCAAAAGACAGAATTCTAGCTTTGATTAAATCAAGCATGGACACTGTTGTAGCCATTGGTCTGCTTCATTTGGTTCCATTTATAGTTACTACTCGTGTCACTGGCGCTTTCGGGTTTGTCACCTCGCTTATCTCTTGTTATCAG TTGCTTCCGGGACGCCCCAAGTTAAAGACACCTTGA
- the LOC103862845 gene encoding F-box protein PP2-A13 encodes MGANISGVTPEFDRSSEPRLSDLPENCVALIMMRLDPPEICRLARLSRVFRRASSADFVWESKLPPSYRAIARKVFDEITLRKLLIKKDLYAKLCRPNLFEGGTKELWIDKNTGRLCVLVSSKALRITGIDDRRYWSHIPTDESRFHSVAYVQQIWWFEVGGEFEIQFPSGTYSLFFRIQLGKTSKRLGRRICNSDHIHGWDIKPVRFQLATSDNQQAVSLRYLNNNPGHWSHYHVGDFKVVNPDVSTGVKFSMTQIDCTHTKGGLCIDSVLIVPKENARKVVESE; translated from the exons ATGGGCGCGAATATCTCAGGCGTTACGCCGGAGTTTGACCGGAGCAGTGAACCCAGATTATCCGATTTGCCGGAGAACTGTGTAGCGCTGATCATGATGCGGCTTGACCCGCCGGAGATTTGTCGGCTCGCTCGTCTCAGCAGGGTCTTCCGTCGCGCGTCGTCAGCTGATTTCGTGTGGGAGTCGAAGCTGCCTCCGAGTTACCGAGCTATTGCGCGGAAGGTGTTCGACGAAATTACTCTGAGGAAGTTGTTGATAAAGAAGGATCTTTACGCGAAGCTCTGTAGGCCTAATCTCTTCGAGGGTGGCACAAAG GAGCTGTGGATTGATAAGAACACTGGTCGTCTCTGTGTATTGGTTTCTTCAAAGGCGTTAAGGATTACTGGAATTGATGATCGGAGATACTGGAGTCATATCCCAACCGATGAATCCAG GTTCCACTCAGTTGCGTATGTTCAACAGATATGGTGGTTCGAAGTAGGAGGAGAGTTTGAGATCCAGTTTCCATCCGGAACATACAGTCTCTTCTTCCGCATCCAGCTCGGGAAAACATCAAAGAGACTTGGACGGAGAATCTGCAACTCCGACCACATCCACGGATGGGACATTAAACCTGTTAGGTTCCAGCTCGCAACTTCAGACAACCAACAAGCTGTTTCGCTGCGTTATCTGAACAACAACCCTGGACACTGGAGTCACTATCACGTCGGAGATTTCAAGGTGGTAAATCCAGATGTATCAACAGGAGTCAAGTTCTCGATGACTCAAATTGATTGCACTCACACGAAAGGTGGCTTGTGCATAGACTCTGTTCTTATAGTACCTAAAGAAAATGCAAGAAAGGTCGTTGAATCAGAATAG
- the LOC103862847 gene encoding synaptotagmin-4, producing MGLISGILFGIIFGVALMAGWSRMMSHRSSKRVAKAVDMKLLGSLSREDLMKICGDNFPQWISFPAFEQVKWLNKLLGKMWPFIAEAATMVIRDSVEPLLEDYRPPGITSLKFSKLTLGNVAPKIEGIRVQSFKEGQITMDVDLRWGGDPNIVLGVTALVASIPIQLKDLQVFTVARVIFQLADEIPCISAVVVALLAEPKPRIDYTLKAVGGSLTAIPGLSDMIDDTVDSIVKDMLQWPHRIVVPIGGIPVDISELELKPQGKLIVTVVKATNLKNKELIGKSDPYATIHIRPVFKYKTKAIENNLNPVWDQTFELIAEDKETQSLTVEVFDKDVGQDERLGLVKLPLSSLEAGVTKEMELNLLSSLDTLKVKDKKDRGSITLKVHYHEFNKEEQMAALEEEKKIMEERKRLKDAGMIGSTMDAVGSGLGAGVGMVGTGIGAGVGLVGTGVSSGVGMVGSGFGAVGSGLSKAGRFMGRTITGQTSKRSGSSTPVNSETDGSKQQ from the exons ATGGGGTTGATATCTGGGATTCTGTTCGGGATCATCTTCGGCGTAGCTCTGATGGCTGGCTGGAGTCGTATGATGTCGCACCGCTCATCCAAGCGAGTCGCCAAG GCAGTTGATATGAAACTTCTAGGATCTCTTAGCAGAGAAGATTTGATGAAAATTTGTGGTGATAACTTTCCTCAGTGGATATCCTTTCCAGCCTTTGAGCAG GTCAAATGGCTGAATAAACTACTTGGCAAGATGTGGCCATTTATTGCAGAG GCGGCAACTATGGTAATAAGAGATTCTGTTGAACCGCTGCTAGAAGATTACAGACCACCAGGAATTACTTCCCTCAAGTTCAGCAAACTGACTCTGGGTAACGTAGCACCAAAGATTGAAG GTATTCGTGTTCAAAGTTTCAAGGAAGGTCAAATCACAATGGACGTTGATCTTCGATGGGGTGGTGATCCAAATATCGTTTTAGGTGTTACAGCACTTGTCGCTTCCATACCCATCCAG TTGAAGGATCTTCAAGTTTTCACAGTTGCACGTGTTATTTTTCAACTTGCGGATGAGATTCCTTGTATATCTGCTGTTGTTGTAGCTCTACTTGCTGAG CCAAAACCGAGAATCGATTACACTTTGAAGGCTGTTGGTGGAAGCTTGACGGCCATTCCTGGATTATCTGATATGATTGAT GACACCGTTGATTCTATTGTCAAAGACATGCTTCAGTGGCCTCATAGAATAGTTGTTCCCATAGGTGGTATACCTGTTGATATCAG TGAATTGGAACTTAAGCCACAGGGAAAGCTTATAGTAACAGTAGTGAAAGCAACTAACCTGAAGAATAAGGAATTGATAGGAAAATCTGACCCTTATGCAACCATCCACATTCGTCCTGTCTTCAAGTATAAAACAAAGGCAATCGAGAACAACCTGAATCCTGTTTGGGACCAAACATTTGAACTGATTGCAGAGGACAAAGAAACACAGTCGCTCACTGTAGAG GTATTTGACAAAGACGTAGGCCAAGACGAGCGTCTAGGACTTGTGAAACTTCCTTTAAGCAGTTTGGAAGCCGGGGTTACAAAGGAAATGGAGCTGAATCTGTTGTCTTCACTTGATACTCTGAAAGTAAAAGACAAGAAAGATAGAGGAAGTATAACACTTAAG GTACATTATCATGAGTTCAACAAAGAGGAGCAAATGGCTGCGttagaagaagagaagaaaataatGGAAGAAAGAAAGAGGTTGAAGGATGCAGGAATGATAGGTAGCACAATGGATGCAGTTGGAAGTGGGCTCGGTGCTGGTGTAGGAATGGTTGGGACAGGGATTGGTGCAGGAGTCGGCCTGGTTGGAACCGGTGTGAGCTCGGGTGTTGGGATGGTTGGTAGCGGTTTTGGAGCAGTGGGTAGTGGTTTGAGCAAAGCAGGGAGGTTCATGGGTAGAACTATTACAGGTCAGACCAGTAAACGTAGTGGCTCCTCCACACCTGTGAATAGCGAGACCGATGGTTCGAAACAACAGTAA
- the LOC103862848 gene encoding L-arabinokinase-like: MRIDDNEGVSASSKHLVFAYYVTGHGFGHATRVVEVVRHLIAAGHDVHVVIGAPDFVFTSEIQSPRLKIRKVLLDCGAVQADALTVDRLASLEKYVETAVIPRAEILETEVEWLHSIKADFVVSDVVPVACRAAADAGIRSVCVTNFR; encoded by the exons ATGAGGATTGACGATAACGAAGGCGTCTCAGCTTCCAGCAAGCACCTGGTCTTCGCTTACTACGTCACTGGACACGGCTTCGGTCACGCCACCCGCGTCGTCGAG GTTGTCCGTCACTTGATCGCGGCCGGGCACGACGTTCATGTCGTCATCGGCGCGCCTGATTTTGTCTTCACGTCCGAGATTCAGTCTCCTAGGCTAAAGATTCGAAAG GTTCTTTTGGACTGTGGAGCTGTGCAAGCTGATGCTCTGACTGTAGATCGTCTTGCCTCCTTAGAAAAG TATGTGGAAACAGCTGTGATTCCTCGAGCTGAAATCTTGGAAACAGAAGTGGAGTGGCTTCATTCTATCAAAGCTGATTTCGTG GTGTCTGATGTTGTCCCCGTAGCGTGCCGTGCAGCGGCTGATGCTGGCATACGTTCTGTCTGTGTCACCAACTTCAGGTGA